One window from the genome of Variovorax sp. PAMC26660 encodes:
- a CDS encoding YaeQ family protein — protein sequence MALKSTIFKVALAVADIDHGYYADHALTLARHPSETDERMMIRLVALALNAHQLQDVCNGDGTLTFGAGLSNVDEPDVWLRDFTGQIKIWIEVGQPEDKPVLKACGKADEVIVYCFNHAAEIWWRGIENKLTRPQNLKVYRVPTDASQALAALAQRSMQLQATIQENTLTLGDGTNSIDIELLRWK from the coding sequence ATGGCCCTCAAATCCACCATCTTCAAGGTCGCCCTCGCGGTGGCCGACATCGACCACGGCTACTACGCCGACCATGCGCTGACCCTGGCGCGCCACCCGAGCGAAACCGACGAGCGGATGATGATCCGGCTCGTCGCGCTCGCGCTCAATGCGCACCAGCTGCAGGACGTCTGCAACGGCGACGGCACGCTGACCTTTGGCGCCGGCCTGTCGAACGTCGACGAGCCCGACGTCTGGCTGCGCGACTTCACGGGCCAGATCAAGATCTGGATCGAGGTCGGCCAGCCCGAGGACAAGCCCGTCCTCAAGGCCTGCGGCAAGGCGGACGAGGTGATCGTCTATTGCTTCAACCACGCTGCCGAGATCTGGTGGCGCGGCATCGAGAACAAGCTCACGCGGCCACAGAACCTGAAGGTCTACCGCGTGCCGACCGACGCCTCGCAGGCACTGGCCGCGCTCGCGCAGCGCAGCATGCAACTGCAGGCGACGATCCAGGAAAACACGCTGACGCTGGGCGACGGCACGAACAGCATCGACATCGAACTGCTGCGCTGGAAGTAG
- a CDS encoding putative signal transducing protein — MRRLAQAPNLAIATLWVHALREEGVEATVQREFLGAVMGQLPPDQCLPEIWIDDESQFELAQRVLHAVQHRPQRSWQCVCGEQVEGGFEQCWQCGEMMPAV, encoded by the coding sequence ATGCGCCGCCTTGCCCAAGCCCCCAACCTTGCGATCGCGACGCTGTGGGTGCACGCCTTGCGCGAAGAGGGCGTCGAGGCCACTGTGCAACGTGAATTCCTCGGCGCGGTGATGGGCCAGTTGCCGCCCGACCAGTGCCTGCCCGAAATCTGGATCGACGATGAAAGCCAGTTCGAGCTTGCTCAACGCGTGCTGCACGCTGTGCAGCACCGGCCGCAACGCAGCTGGCAATGCGTGTGCGGGGAGCAGGTCGAAGGCGGTTTCGAACAGTGCTGGCAGTGCGGCGAAATGATGCCGGCGGTCTGA
- a CDS encoding DUF3717 domain-containing protein — MAAIHITDIEAAINHWRERTPSPDGVTLGPELRALAEVYALMVFHHEDEVDEVGFPPKAWAAWMAWYESTPDTPCIAICSTSQGDDECKGCGRSFDEVQYWPAMTPVEKRVTWRRITMEDSAWRFNRYAERAREAEPPQWPDDPTEPLGPDDTP, encoded by the coding sequence ATGGCCGCCATACACATCACCGACATCGAGGCCGCCATCAACCATTGGCGCGAGAGAACACCCTCGCCCGACGGGGTCACGCTGGGACCCGAATTGCGCGCGCTGGCCGAGGTCTACGCGCTCATGGTTTTTCACCACGAGGACGAGGTCGACGAGGTCGGCTTCCCTCCCAAAGCCTGGGCTGCCTGGATGGCTTGGTACGAGAGCACCCCCGACACGCCCTGCATCGCGATCTGTTCCACCAGCCAGGGCGACGACGAATGCAAGGGCTGCGGGCGCAGCTTCGACGAAGTGCAGTACTGGCCCGCGATGACGCCGGTCGAGAAGCGCGTGACCTGGCGCCGCATCACCATGGAAGACTCGGCCTGGCGCTTCAACCGCTACGCCGAGCGCGCCCGCGAGGCCGAGCCGCCGCAGTGGCCCGACGATCCGACCGAGCCGCTCGGTCCCGACGACACGCCCTGA
- a CDS encoding TerC family protein, with the protein MELFMTPEFWVAVGQIIMIDILLGGDNAVVIALACRKLPPAQRTKGILWGTAGAIVLRVILIFFALTLLAIPFLKLVGAILLVWIGIKLLAPEHDDAHGNITGSDKLWGAVKTVIIADLVMSVDNVIAIAGAAQGAGADHQMPLVIFGLLVSIPIIVWGSQLVIKLMDKFPMIITLGGMLLGWIAGTMAVSDPALANTAAWTWVPKVPQTDVIKYAAGIAGALLVLAIGKWVAARNKPATAATPG; encoded by the coding sequence ATGGAATTGTTCATGACCCCGGAGTTCTGGGTCGCTGTCGGTCAGATCATCATGATCGACATCCTGCTCGGTGGCGACAACGCCGTCGTGATCGCGCTGGCCTGCCGCAAGCTGCCGCCCGCACAACGCACCAAGGGCATTCTTTGGGGCACCGCCGGCGCCATCGTGCTGCGCGTGATCCTGATCTTCTTCGCGCTCACGCTGCTGGCCATTCCGTTCCTGAAGCTGGTCGGTGCCATCCTGCTGGTGTGGATCGGCATCAAGCTGCTGGCCCCCGAGCATGACGACGCACACGGCAACATCACCGGCAGCGACAAGCTGTGGGGCGCGGTCAAGACCGTGATCATTGCCGACCTCGTGATGAGCGTGGACAACGTCATCGCCATTGCCGGTGCCGCGCAAGGCGCAGGTGCCGACCACCAGATGCCGCTCGTGATCTTCGGCCTGCTCGTGAGCATCCCGATCATCGTCTGGGGCAGCCAGCTCGTTATCAAGCTGATGGACAAGTTCCCGATGATCATCACGCTGGGCGGCATGCTGCTGGGCTGGATCGCAGGCACGATGGCCGTGTCGGACCCCGCGCTGGCGAACACCGCCGCCTGGACCTGGGTGCCGAAGGTGCCGCAGACCGACGTGATCAAGTACGCAGCCGGCATCGCTGGTGCGCTGCTCGTGCTGGCGATCGGCAAGTGGGTCGCGGCCCGCAACAAGCCGGCAACGGCCGCCACGCCAGGCTGA
- a CDS encoding phage holin family protein — translation MRIIIKWLLSAVALLAVAYLYSGVQVNSFGSALIAAAVIGLLNMIVRPILVVLTLPVTIVTLGLFLFVINALLFWAASGLLGGFHVNGFLAALIGSLIYSLLGLLIESALGGLLSRR, via the coding sequence ATGCGCATCATCATCAAATGGCTGCTCAGCGCCGTGGCGCTGCTGGCGGTCGCCTACCTCTACAGCGGTGTCCAGGTCAACAGCTTCGGCTCCGCGCTGATCGCAGCGGCGGTCATCGGCCTGCTCAACATGATCGTGCGGCCGATCCTGGTGGTGCTGACGCTGCCGGTCACCATCGTCACGCTCGGGCTGTTCCTGTTCGTGATCAATGCGCTGCTGTTCTGGGCCGCCTCGGGGCTGCTCGGCGGCTTCCACGTCAACGGCTTCCTGGCCGCGCTGATCGGCTCGCTGATCTACTCGCTGCTGGGGCTGCTCATCGAATCCGCACTGGGCGGACTTCTTTCGCGGCGCTGA
- a CDS encoding M48 family metalloprotease has product MPRLTPDPHRKSPLTPILRSLCATFLIASQVLLPTPALAQMQVLPGMGDGGEMTASAERHLGDQIARELYRDTDYVDDPVIAAYVQEIWQRLLAAARARGELTPELDERFAWTILLGRDRNINAFALPGGYLGLNLGLVAVVGSRDELATVLGHELSHVTQRHIARIMDKQGKQLPLMLAGLILGMIAASKSRSGDAGQAVIMGSQALFAQNQLNFSRDMEREADRIGFGVMTQAGFAPQGAAAMFEKLQYASRLNDNGSYPYLRSHPLTTERISDMQGRFQFRMDAAPPVPPVMDHAMIAARARVLTRPGVDVLRLWVDSASTGEFAKSTPVQQAGTLYAAALSAKEMRDYKAARALTERLVARTADDAPAAKQARWLSAEIELAAGAAPKAATLLDAKSKERPEMLLAAEAAIAMRQPAPMIPALRDWVAVNPRDATAWRTLANLYGAQNDTVRAVRADAEANVAILDYPAARDRFKAAQELMRQSGKSIDHYEASIIDTRARAVDVLVKQQAEEPPLK; this is encoded by the coding sequence ATGCCGCGCTTGACTCCCGATCCCCACAGAAAAAGCCCGCTCACGCCCATCCTGCGGTCGTTATGCGCTACTTTTTTAATAGCGTCCCAGGTATTGCTGCCAACCCCCGCGCTGGCCCAGATGCAGGTACTTCCCGGCATGGGCGACGGCGGCGAGATGACGGCCAGTGCCGAGCGCCATCTCGGCGACCAGATCGCCCGAGAGCTGTACCGCGACACCGACTATGTCGACGACCCGGTGATCGCCGCCTACGTGCAGGAGATCTGGCAGCGGCTGCTGGCTGCCGCCCGCGCGCGCGGCGAGCTGACGCCCGAACTCGACGAGCGCTTCGCCTGGACCATCCTGCTCGGGCGCGACCGCAACATCAATGCCTTTGCGCTGCCGGGCGGTTATCTGGGCCTGAACCTGGGCCTCGTGGCCGTCGTCGGCAGTCGCGATGAGCTGGCCACGGTGCTCGGGCACGAGTTGTCGCACGTCACGCAGCGCCACATCGCGCGCATCATGGACAAGCAGGGCAAGCAGTTGCCGTTGATGCTGGCCGGCCTGATCCTGGGGATGATCGCTGCCAGCAAGAGCCGCAGCGGGGACGCCGGCCAGGCGGTGATCATGGGCAGCCAGGCACTGTTCGCGCAGAACCAGCTGAACTTCTCGCGCGACATGGAGCGCGAGGCCGACCGCATCGGCTTCGGCGTGATGACGCAGGCGGGCTTCGCGCCGCAGGGCGCCGCGGCGATGTTCGAGAAGCTGCAGTACGCCTCGCGCCTGAACGACAACGGCTCGTACCCCTATCTGCGCAGCCACCCGCTCACCACCGAGCGCATCTCCGACATGCAGGGGCGGTTCCAGTTCCGCATGGATGCGGCGCCCCCGGTCCCGCCGGTCATGGACCACGCGATGATCGCCGCGCGTGCCCGCGTGCTGACGCGGCCGGGCGTGGACGTGCTGCGGCTCTGGGTCGACTCCGCGTCGACCGGCGAGTTTGCAAAAAGCACACCGGTGCAGCAGGCCGGCACGCTCTATGCCGCCGCGCTATCGGCCAAGGAAATGCGCGACTACAAAGCGGCGCGCGCGCTGACCGAACGGTTGGTGGCACGCACCGCGGACGACGCGCCCGCTGCCAAGCAGGCGCGCTGGCTCAGCGCGGAGATCGAGCTCGCCGCAGGTGCAGCGCCGAAGGCGGCCACGCTGCTGGACGCCAAGTCGAAGGAGCGGCCCGAGATGCTGCTCGCAGCCGAAGCCGCCATTGCCATGCGCCAGCCCGCGCCGATGATTCCCGCCCTGCGCGACTGGGTGGCAGTGAACCCGCGCGACGCGACGGCGTGGCGCACGCTGGCCAATCTTTATGGGGCCCAGAACGACACGGTGCGCGCGGTGCGGGCTGATGCCGAAGCCAACGTGGCGATCCTCGACTACCCGGCCGCGCGCGATCGCTTCAAGGCGGCGCAGGAGCTGATGCGGCAGTCCGGGAAGTCCATCGATCACTACGAGGCGTCGATCATCGACACCCGCGCGCGGGCGGTCGACGTGCTGGTGAAGCAGCAGGCCGAAGAGCCGCCGCTGAAGTAG
- the moaC gene encoding cyclic pyranopterin monophosphate synthase MoaC, whose product MKSLTHFDAQGQAHMVDVAGKPATHRVAVATGRIEMQPATLALIESGTAKKGDVLGIARIAGIQAAKKTSDLIPLCHPLALTRVAVAFAMAEGGEVPQVACTATVETVGPTGVEMEALTAVQVALLTIYDMCKAVDRGMRITDVHVLEKHGGKSGSWGAP is encoded by the coding sequence ATGAAGTCTCTCACCCATTTTGACGCCCAGGGGCAGGCCCACATGGTCGATGTCGCCGGCAAGCCCGCCACCCACCGCGTGGCCGTGGCCACGGGACGCATCGAGATGCAGCCGGCAACGCTGGCGCTGATCGAATCGGGGACGGCGAAGAAGGGGGATGTGCTGGGTATCGCGCGGATCGCGGGGATCCAGGCAGCGAAGAAGACCAGCGACCTGATTCCGCTGTGCCATCCGCTGGCGTTGACGCGGGTGGCCGTGGCGTTTGCGATGGCGGAAGGCGGAGAGGTCCCGCAGGTGGCGTGTACCGCGACGGTCGAAACCGTGGGGCCGACCGGGGTGGAGATGGAAGCGCTGACCGCCGTGCAGGTCGCGCTTCTCACGATCTACGACATGTGCAAGGCGGTGGACCGGGGGATGCGGATCACGGATGTGCATGTGTTGGAGAAGCATGGGGGGAAGTCGGGGAGCTGGGGGGCCCCATAG
- a CDS encoding GspH/FimT family pseudopilin: MNKLRRSLRGPSAHTGQADGRPSAGRMRGVTLVELLVVVSIIGVLLAWAVPSFNLMIQRNRMASESNGFVGDLQFARAEAIKRGQPVTLCPANATSTACANSATWSTGWIVFNDPNGNQTVDAGEVVLRKQTAWRGTDTFIGTQKFFSFSRDGFAMGLSGPELIMLKTTPENTTLTRCVKLALTGRQQVLSGSDCK, from the coding sequence ATGAACAAGCTCCGACGCTCATTGCGCGGTCCGTCAGCACACACAGGCCAAGCCGACGGCAGGCCATCCGCGGGCAGGATGCGGGGCGTCACGCTCGTCGAATTGCTGGTTGTCGTTTCAATCATTGGCGTACTGCTGGCATGGGCCGTCCCGTCGTTCAATCTAATGATTCAGCGAAATCGCATGGCGTCGGAGAGCAATGGGTTTGTGGGCGACCTGCAGTTCGCGCGGGCCGAGGCCATTAAGCGGGGACAGCCGGTCACGCTCTGCCCAGCCAACGCCACGTCCACGGCTTGCGCGAACAGTGCGACCTGGAGCACCGGTTGGATCGTTTTCAACGACCCCAATGGCAATCAAACCGTCGATGCCGGCGAGGTCGTTCTGAGAAAACAGACCGCGTGGCGCGGCACTGACACATTCATCGGCACTCAGAAATTCTTTTCCTTCAGTCGCGACGGCTTCGCGATGGGGTTGTCTGGACCCGAATTGATCATGCTCAAGACAACCCCCGAAAACACCACTCTGACCCGGTGCGTCAAGCTCGCCTTGACGGGACGACAGCAAGTGCTCAGCGGGAGCGACTGCAAATGA
- a CDS encoding pilus assembly protein, with product MLVAILLVSIGIFGFAKMQALALSSTQVASSRSIVAMQAASLAAAMHGNRKFWGGGTAPTSFTTKGAVVTDTSNVLTATGVACSQAATPSTAPCAPDKLAAYDVQQWAAHMAGLLPDYSSTVTCSNTAGIPVSCVLNIVWTEKYVSISRSTASAPTSFATGGDRFYTLYIEP from the coding sequence GTGCTGGTAGCCATCCTGCTTGTTTCCATCGGCATCTTTGGCTTTGCCAAGATGCAGGCCTTGGCACTTTCGAGCACCCAGGTGGCGAGCAGCCGTTCCATCGTCGCCATGCAGGCCGCGAGCCTTGCTGCCGCGATGCACGGCAATCGAAAATTCTGGGGCGGCGGCACGGCGCCAACGAGCTTCACGACCAAGGGCGCGGTTGTTACCGACACCTCCAACGTACTCACAGCCACAGGAGTCGCCTGCTCCCAAGCGGCCACGCCCAGCACTGCACCCTGCGCGCCTGACAAGCTGGCCGCCTATGACGTGCAACAGTGGGCGGCGCACATGGCTGGCCTGTTGCCCGACTACTCCTCCACCGTGACCTGCAGCAACACAGCCGGAATTCCGGTGAGTTGCGTGCTGAACATCGTGTGGACAGAAAAGTACGTGTCGATCTCACGCAGCACAGCATCTGCGCCAACCAGCTTTGCCACTGGCGGCGACAGGTTCTACACCCTCTACATCGAACCGTGA
- a CDS encoding PilW family protein, whose amino-acid sequence MQASMRNRRLIQRAHQLGFSIIELMVAIAIALFIIGAVASIYLNMRNTFTSQDSLAQLQDSERLALTMLTTTIQSAGYFVDPTKTTALTSLPAVTVTRADKSTSVFSAGQAVVGSGDGTGNGSNSDTLAVQYQTAQNDGLMNCQGATNTTTPLLVSVNSFAINSTNELTCTVGSGSPEVLASNVYQMSVLYGVDTDLDGSMDTYMTASAVTTANGWANVYTAQVTLTFLDVIKSKLGAPVQMPTSVVQTINLMNRQ is encoded by the coding sequence ATGCAAGCCTCCATGCGAAACCGCCGACTCATCCAGCGCGCGCACCAACTCGGCTTCTCGATCATCGAATTGATGGTCGCCATCGCGATCGCGCTTTTCATCATCGGTGCCGTTGCGAGCATTTACCTGAACATGCGCAATACCTTCACGTCGCAGGATTCACTCGCCCAGCTTCAGGACAGCGAGCGCCTCGCGCTCACGATGCTGACCACCACGATCCAGTCAGCGGGTTATTTCGTGGACCCCACGAAGACGACGGCGCTCACCTCGCTGCCGGCGGTAACGGTCACCAGAGCAGACAAGAGCACGTCGGTATTTTCCGCAGGACAAGCCGTCGTTGGAAGTGGCGATGGCACGGGAAATGGGAGCAACAGCGACACGCTAGCCGTGCAGTATCAAACCGCCCAGAACGATGGATTGATGAACTGCCAGGGCGCGACCAATACAACGACACCGCTACTGGTGTCAGTCAACAGCTTTGCCATCAATTCGACCAACGAACTGACCTGCACTGTTGGCTCCGGCTCCCCAGAGGTGCTCGCAAGCAACGTCTATCAGATGAGCGTCCTGTATGGGGTCGATACGGACTTGGACGGGAGCATGGACACCTACATGACGGCTTCCGCCGTGACCACAGCCAATGGCTGGGCCAATGTCTACACCGCACAGGTCACGCTGACATTTCTCGACGTGATCAAGTCCAAGCTTGGCGCGCCGGTGCAGATGCCAACGTCGGTTGTCCAGACCATCAACCTGATGAACCGGCAGTGA
- a CDS encoding PilX N-terminal domain-containing pilus assembly protein: protein MALITSLLILVVVTLIAVSMYRSFGLQEKIAGNTLEKQRSLQAAESALRYGEWWIQQANTGLAVACSGNAVNGNVLTNMRVCTNMLSKPETLPWAGAMDYQPPTMSISLNGGLNNTDPSKANDINYVKTPSLYIAYLGLGPDGKSVLYQVTGAGYGGSSTDSASVVQSVYAMTFRVVDLSGP, encoded by the coding sequence GTGGCCTTGATCACAAGCCTGCTGATTCTGGTCGTCGTCACACTGATCGCGGTCAGCATGTATCGCAGCTTTGGCCTGCAGGAGAAGATCGCGGGCAACACGCTCGAGAAACAACGCTCACTACAGGCTGCGGAAAGCGCGCTCCGATACGGCGAATGGTGGATACAGCAAGCCAACACCGGTTTGGCGGTAGCGTGCAGCGGCAATGCGGTCAATGGCAATGTGCTGACCAACATGAGGGTCTGTACCAACATGCTTTCCAAGCCGGAAACCCTGCCATGGGCAGGAGCCATGGATTACCAGCCGCCGACGATGTCAATCTCGCTAAACGGTGGCCTCAACAACACCGACCCCAGCAAGGCGAACGACATCAACTATGTCAAGACCCCGAGTCTGTACATCGCCTATCTAGGCCTGGGGCCCGATGGAAAGTCCGTGCTCTATCAAGTCACCGGCGCCGGCTATGGTGGTAGCTCCACCGACAGCGCCAGCGTCGTTCAAAGTGTCTACGCGATGACGTTTCGAGTCGTCGACCTGAGTGGTCCCTGA